In the genome of Carya illinoinensis cultivar Pawnee chromosome 13, C.illinoinensisPawnee_v1, whole genome shotgun sequence, the window taaaatttcaGAAGATTTTAAAGAGCATAcgaagattataaatttttttgaggatCATTCTccatatttatagaattataatgAAATGTAGGggcattttgaaattttaaaaaatcttggGGAAGGGGGGAATGCCTAACATGGCCCATGGGTCCGCCGCTTATTGATCTATTTGACATTTACATGCACATCTTTTATGTAGAAATATGTTTAGTACGCgtagtaataaaattaaatctgatataatttattatgatatattaaattgtaattttttttacatgaatTTTGCGCATTGTGTTTcacttttgcatttttttttataaacctaGTAGTCCTCGTATGTGTTTCTATATACTTTAACATTATTAAAACTGCATCGTAATTTATAAAGCATATAAACTTGGtaattatttatgaaacttAATgtgagtgtatatatatatatcatatataatcacATGATCATGGgagaccattaaaaaaaaaaaaaaaactcatggaCAAATGACTAACTTGAGTCACCTTTCCTGAATGAGTTTTAGGGCATGTTTGAACATTTTTAATATctcataattttgtgaataatagtgaaatagttttagTGAAGATATTTGAGtggattttaagaaatgagagagaaaaattggataaaaatattataacgttaaaaaattgttttgagtattatttttattttgaaatttgtaaaaattttattgattttaatgttttgtgTTCAAATTTACAAAagctgtattaatttttgtgcatgaataatgattaagtaatggtttgataaaaaaaagttgaaaatttgaaattgaaaaatattttgtacttCATTTGATAtttgataatgaaattattagaagttttgagaaaaatgccCAAACATACTCTGAGTGGTGTAGCTATGCCCTTCCCctatataaaattaagaaatgatatttgcagtcctattatatataagccccacttttgaaaacaaataattaaatcttggacctatatgaaaattttatttttttaacgatAATccctacttttttcaaaatgagtacacGATATTTGTATATCTCAAAAAcatatctagcattactttataaaattatcaaaaaaatttcctCACATTACTAACAGATTTTAAACACCATCTTACCCCCCcgccccccaaaacaaaaaaaatatattgtttaaaaaaataaaagaaaattgtagTTTGGCTTTTGGTAAAGCTCATAATCTAGTttcgtttctttttattttttttatttataattcttgataaaaacctAATAATTTAGATCAAAATttatctaaaagttaaaaaattcctttcaaaaaacttttttttattctcccTTGAccacataaaagaaaatgattgcaTATCAAACTTACAACTTGATACTTTATGTCGACCACTTTTATCATTTAATGGTGACCTAGAACAGTCATTTCGCCCATTTATTCAATAAACTATAAATAACAAGAACATAACAGATTGGAATTtgaatatcattttaaaaaaaaggaattctATGCCAACTCGAGCCAGATGTCATAATATCCGGGTCATCTAGGGATCCGGAGCCAATCTGTAATCCATGTGGAAGTTAAGCGGGAGCTTTCGACAGCTCTGAAGATAGACAGTTACATGTGTTGAGAGAGGTGGCACAGGCACACCATATCAAGAAGTCTCGAACTCAGGAATGAATTGACAGGCTTAACTTTGGTTCATTCACACACACGATCATGAACAAGAGGATCTAACGTACAACCACAACACCAGGCTCTTGTATTCTATTTTCAATCCATCACTCAGCTAGCACGTGGGGTTCTCTCCTCTAAGCGTCCCTCCTCTTTCTTTTACTCTCTGCTATAGTTCCACCATGTGAAACTTTTCAGAACCCACCCACTTTGGTGGTGGTGGATTTTCAACTTTAACCTTTAGCTTTTGGAAATAACTGATCATTCAGAACTACCACACACGCCTTGTCTCCCCCGCTACTGTAATTATACCTGGTCCCCATTACAcatgttgctgctgctgctgcctctctctctctctctctctctctaaccttgttctttattctttgatCGATGTTCTGGGATAAGGCATAGGGGTACATACTATTAGAAGTATTATTCCtgattggtgttttttttttttgggtaaaccAGATTTCTTGGGATGGGTGAAAAATACTCTGCAGTGTGATCGTCCATTCAATTTAAGACCCGCGAGAATATATAATATGCCACAGAGAGGAGCCTGAGCCTGAGCCTGAGCCTGAGCCTGAGCTTGAGCTGAATTGCAACTGAAGGTAACGCAGAATTGTGATTCAAGTTTGCCAAAAACAGAGAAGCCACTGCCTCTTTCTTAACTTCAGACAACGATAATTCACATTCTGTATTTGCTTTGATTCAATGAAAAGTCAGTCACCAGGGAGACCAATTAATTCGTGTTACTGTTTGGGCATTTAAACAATAACGTAAATCTAGTAATGCAAGTACAATAAGTCAACAACCATGCCTAATGGAACTTTCCCGCCAGAAAGCATACTGCAGAGAGATGGTTTTGAGGTTTTCCCATAGAAGGCcaatgtacatacatatatatatactgataCACAGAAGGAAGAGACTCTGCATTGACCAGGTCCATATCCAATCCCTCAAAAGAAATACGAGAGTGAGATCCTTTAGTAATTTTTTGGTAAATAATCCCATCCACTAAACAGGACCTCTCATCTATAATTAGGCTAAATAAATCCATCTGCTAATCACAGCCTCTCACatccattttctctctctcaaacccCATTAAAGCGAAAACACAAAGCCACCTCCCAAACTTCAACTACCTCATTTCCTTAAACAAACTAGCCAGCCCCCAAGTTCCCAACTCTTTCCCCACAATCTCGCAGCtcaaatagaaaaataacaaaCGAACAAAAAAAAGGGCTAAGCTTTCCGTCCCAGACCCTGCAAACACAGCCCCGCTTTTGCAGTTCCTCCTCCTCTCATCTCCAAATCCTTCGCTTAAAGCACTCCAAACAAAAGGAAATAGGAAAAAAGAGACAAGAACACAAACCCATTTTGTGTCTGTCAATTTCGTTtcgtttgttttccttttttttttattcacccTTGTTCCGGTCTTTCAATCCGAATTCCACGATCCTTACCCTCAATGTGGCGGCAGTGGGGCAAATCAACGGTTCGGATTCACCACAAGTCATCTCCGTCCGCCCTCTTCTCATTTAAGGACGTCCAAGAGCTCTGCACCGACGAGCCCCCTCAACCCACTGCTTCCGCGCCGAATAAGAAAGCCTCCATTTTCCACCGAGTCCGAGTCGCCAACTCGCTCCTCCGCAGCTGGTCAACTCGCTCACCGACTCACCCTCCCACCGAAGAACCCGAAACACACGAACCGGAGTCCAGTCCCAATGTCGTCGCTGTCCCGGACCAATCGGGTAACGACCCCCTCGCCGCAACGCAATCCGCGCCATTGATTTCAATCCCGGGCGCCGAGAAGCGCATTGTGGTATACTTCACGAGCCTCCGGGTGGTGAGGTCCACGTTCGAGGACTGCAGGTCCGCCCGATCCATTCTCCGAGGGTTTCGGGTCTCAATTGACGAACGTGATCTCTCCATGGACTCGGGGTTCCTAACCGAGTTGCAGCAGATCCTGGGAGGTCAAAGCCAAAGCAAATTATCCTTACCGAGGGTTTTCATTGGCGGGAGATACGTCGGTGGGGCGGAGGAGATTCGGCAGCTGCACGAGGCAGGAGAGCTCAAGAAGCTCGTCGAAGGCTTACCGGCAGCGGAACCGGGCGTGTGCGACATGTGCGGCGGCTATAGGTTCGTTCTGTGCGAGGAGTGTTCCGGTAGCCATAAGTTGTTCACGGAGAAAAGCGGCTTCAAGAGCTGTACGGCGTGCAACGAGAACGGTCTGATCAGGTGCCCTTCTTGTTATTGTGCGCCTCTCTGATCCGTCCGATTAGactaaaaaacaatttaacccctcaaaaaaaaaaaattaaaaagcaaaacTAAGgatgttacttttttttatttttttgttcttaattTTTGGACAATTTAGTTTTGTAGTTTCACTTTGTTAAGGTTTAGTTGGTTGTGGGTGGATTGGACATAGGATCATGTGCCACCAAatgttgctatatatatatataatattaaatgagCTAACttggttacttttttttttttttttttggggtgatGACCCATTTTCATCTGAGAATTAATACAATTGCAGTATCCCTTTCATTTGAAATGGAAGGTATCATCTAGTGAAATAAGATCCTTAATTATCCATTTGAATGACCATATATAGTTCTCTCTTTCATAGACATTTATAAGAGCATATgcctttaaaatttatttagaaattattgaaaatttaatGCAAAATCTGATAGGACCAGTCCATGTTGGCAAGTTTAAAGCTTAATCTACGTACTAGGAAGATCAGATTAACGGTgctaaaaaatgttaaaagttcATGACTACTGTCTTAAAAGTCTAGGATAATTGacttaaaacttttttataaagtcTAGGATAATTAGGATTCTAACTCATGATCTTGGGAAAAGTTTAGATTAAAATGAGTATATTTAATCAATtcggaaaataataataataattttgggACCACAAAGTTCAAAgacagaaaaaatatttaagccaTGTTAAGATCTGTTTAGTAACACAActgttcttaaatattttaagatattctcaaatatttcattcttaaACATAAGTAAAATacgaaatatttttaattttaaatctttaaatttttatctaatcattacaattttattaaactctcaaataaaaacacaaaaaataatattatcttttcaaatcttaaaataaaaaatatatttaaacaattttttaactttaaaatatttttatttaaactttttttttttttaaacttaataaaatattttaattcaaactattccattcctattaataaatatattataatattatatctaaaTGGTCTATAGAGCCCATCTGACAGGTGAGGATGTCTCAATCATTATCCATTAAAAGGAAAAACGATGCAatggaaaattttgaatatcgaAAAGAGGGTGCTTTTATCCCATATGGTCCATGGAGGAATAAATTAAAGAAGCGTGTAATTTCAGTTTATATGTCCTAATCAATATTCCTCTATTATTACAAACGAGAAAAACTAAGTAAAATGGCAGACTTTTTTCTCATTctaatataaatacaaatacGAGAATAAGGGATTAAAGTTTGTTCAagttcttaaaatttcaagcaGGAAACAGATAGACATAAAGTAAATTTTacaagatttattattatttgtataaataCGAGGTTTCAAGAACttgatgaaattttttatggaaaaatatagttgcaagcataattatgtattaatctgtacactaatatgatgtgattggtcaaaaagtagattttattgaaaacaatgttaatttaaattgtaagtatgaataaatcagtattgatacacagattagtgcgcgactgtgtttgtatgtaacaaaactaaTTTTCTATTCATATGTCTATCTTTCTCCCTTCATTATCTTTAAATCATAAATCCAAACTTAAATTTGTGACACTTGAAAGTTCAAACATACAATACATTGATGTCGTAGCATTAGCATAAACGACAATAACTTGGAGGCCGGAGTTTGAATCAAGCTGTTGGTTGCTATGTCGATTATTCAACTACAACACCTTGACGTTTGGCCACACGTCAAACAATTTCTATTTAGAACTAATGAAATAATGTAAAAGAGGACaacaatatattaaaactatataCAAAGCATTCACTGATCTGAAATCGCACAGAAAATATTCGACATCATGCAATAATAATGTTGTTGTTGTGATCATAAACTTTTTTGGTGGCGAATTAGCTTTTGACACGTAACTGAGATAATGGTACATTTTCTAAGTAGTACATATGAAACTTTAATTATGGCCAAGAATTTAGGATGTTACCCATCGAGCTGAAATGGTGAGACAATAACTTGAAGACAAAAACCGAGAAGAACCCACCAGATTTTCATCAAGTTGCAATTGTTCCTTTTACTCCCATTACATGCtgtttttaaataatcattggGGAAACACACCCTACCAGCATATATTAATGTATGCTTGTCAACATGAGATTGTATTTATTGATATTTATATTAGAGTTAGTCTATACTGCTCATGCAAGTcaatataattatgtttaaaaagattttaaaattacaataatatcatttttaaaatgatattttttcctcttttactattatttatcaATGAGACTGCATATGTGGTCTCCCACTTAAGAATGCaaatagtaagctagcataggaAAGGGAGGAGGAGGTGAAGTGCTAGGATTTAAGCTCAAATTGAGAGACTCTGAACTTGTGGCTTTtcttttctatcattttcttgTTGTAGCTAAGTTGAGAAAAACCATGCATGACTCACATTTCAACATCAAGCTAGGGCCATGATGATAGACTGAGATTTTGATGTCAAAATTTACTCTATAATGTCAAAAGAAGCTAAATGAATAAATCCAGATTAAGGATTAATAAAGTAAACAAGCAACAGCTAAACGATATTTAGTTCTTTGTCCTATATTATTTGGCGTTCTAGTGATAtttatgaaaaaggaaaatgtttatACGTTATATTATAATGAAATCTCACTTCTAGATGTGTAATTGATTTGGTTTGATCtgattttgataatattttggaATCGAATCAGTTTAAGTcggtttgaaattttaaaaaatgatacagATCGATTCATCTAAGGAAACAGaaacttttgattttttcaGTTTAGTTTTACAAGTGTGATTTGGTTTTAGACTTTTTTTATCAGGCtagacaaaaattaaaaaattattaaaaaatgtgtaaaaatacACTTATTAAAAACGTATctatcctttatatatatatatatatatatatgaaaaattctaaacaccgcgccatcattttaattttatcttactatataagatgtgacatatttataacTATTGAATGATAAAGAATTATCgaataaaagattatttaatGGTGATAAAATATgccacatcttatataatagGATGAAAGTGAGATAGTGGTatggtgtataaaatttttcatatatatacatgacatAATTCTATGAAGAATGAGAGgacttcatctccattcaagcGTTCTTTAATTTGAATAGGTATGATGCAAAACTTTATATTAATAttggtttgattattttttggaGTGGCATGCAGTATTTGGGTCAAATTTCGATCCTTATTTGAATCAACTAAATGTAATATTTACTCTGGATCGAGTTCGATATATTGTGCACGGACAACATTTAATACGACAAGAACTTCTAAATAACAATCTTTAATACATAGGAACAAGATTCAAGAGTAGTAGACTACTTTGTTATAACTATCATCTCCGATCCCCCAATTAACAACACCAGCAAAAAAGGATAAGGCAGACAGTTGGCCGAGAAAGCTGGAGAGTATCCACTCTTTCTGGCCTGCCAGATCAGTTTATATATGATATGTCCAGTAAAAGGTCGATGATCTCACCTATAAAATCCGAATGCAATCCCGGATTTGGATTCATCCGAGCCACCATTAATgataatgcatgcatggactTTGCCCACTTATactgcatattatatattatgtgcAAGTGGTGGTTGGAGCCGTATATTTAAAACCTAGACAGCCCTAAGCATTTTAAAGCTTTCCAACATGCatgcaaactatatatatatatatatatatatatatataaagcttaTGCCAAATTGCTAATAGATCATATGATTCAGATGCAGCCAATAtttgaaggaaagaaaaatgtaCAGAcacaacaattaaaatattgCGCCTAGCTGCAAGTACATTACTCAATTGTTGCACGGGCTGCCGGCCAGCACAgataggaaaaaagaaaaaggaaaaaatagaaTGATTTGTACGAACTTTAAATAGACACCTCTAAgtctttataaaaaagtgaatttcatttaaaaataaataaaaatattctttattaataaaattcacttttttaaaaaaattatattaaacctatttatttaagatttataactatcattacttaaaaaaaacaatgccCTCGTATGAAATGTTAACAGTGCATGAAAGGGTAACTTTCCTGTTGGCCGTGCAATAATCACTTTTTGATGATTCCTAATTAATAGCCCTTTGGTCTGTGGCATCCCCATTCTCCACCCGAATAAtgtataattacatattatagAACTGGCAATGTCATGTCATGTGTTGGGCCGGCACTAGTACGTACGTACAAGTGAACCACAATTTACACGAATCTATAGGCTGGATTTTCCGACATACATGGGTCTGTCACATGTGTTTAAGGAGTAGGCCCAACTGGTGTTAATTAAGGATGCTATGACTTTTGCTAGGACGCCATACGTGAACTTGTCCCAATTCACGTGCTATctataatattctattctttagtCAGCCTAGctaggctagctagctagctattagATTCTGAATAATTGAACCCGTCTTCCCATCTTTCTCTTTTCTGCTGCGAAATCAGAGGCTGTTTAGTATGCCGTATGCGTGGCGTGGGTGCAAAATATTGAATTGGGCTTAGACAATTAGATGTAAAATCAAATGTGGCCGCCCTCATGTAAGCGAATTTGACTGGCCTGGCTGCATGCGCATGTCTATCTACAGCTGCAATAAACCGTATCTCGCAAGACATATGTAGTCTAAGATTGACATCTTCAAACACTCGCATGTGTTCACGATAATTATGACATTATCAGACATCAGAAAAATAGCTGGAAGTTACAAGCACATGCTATATACAGAAGTCGTGCATGTAAATCATGTACGTGCGTTGCATGTGTTCTGGGCAGGGACCAAGTCAGATTATATGTTTGGAGGTAAAggtgaattgaattgaattgttttaGGAATACTTTTTCacaaagtgataaaaaaaaaacataggaataaataagaaagaaagaaagaaaatctcaaacttgcatatttttcatgactactgataattttacatatgaGCTTTTCATACGTTGCAATTTACatctatatagaaattataaaaaggaGGTAATATATGTAAACCATCTATACCATGGAGTAACGTCATACATTTAAGAGTGTAGTCACGAGTATTACATAAGtcctttttcttaaatatattttatccaTATTTTAAGAGTGTAGGCCAAGGCCAAGTTTGAGTCATTGACACgggtaatatataataaaagtgtcaaaattaaggaaaatatatACAGACTGATTGATAAAGCTATacgataaataatatttatagtcatgagtatataaatattttataattttttttaacaaataaataaatataaaatttatataaaaaaattaattttttaataataaattcacatcttttttaaaataacaatacGATACTTACACACTTCACCTTCACGACTATGTAGCATTACTACTATTAATTACGGGCATGCATGCTCGGGAAATCCTATCTTCAATGCTTTTCGTAACCAAGTTTACAACGTTTACGTCAAGCACCATATCGTGaagaacttatatatatttgacaATGTTAAGTCATGCATTGTTCTAAAATTGAAGTCTATGACAAAGACGAGTTATTTTTCGATTAATATTAATTTGACAGTCTTTAAAACCATTCAACACGACCTGCATGCCTtgatatgtattatatatagtccTTTTTCCTTCAAGGTATCATTGGATTGAGATAGGTTTTGTTTGTTTAGGAAACCATCTCATCTAATGATgagaatttttctaaacttttaaataaaatgtaataaataaataaatttttttaattttaaaataaaaataatattaaaaaacttattttaataatattttatttaattttcaatttttatctcatcttgtcTAAACTCGCTGTCCAAACCAAGCCCCAATTCTTGACTTAATTCGATAGAgcaaaagtaattattttttttttttagagccggaaaaagtattataatttgttgttCAATAAGCAATACAAGTTTCACATATTGTGCCCATATAATTATCTCTGGACTCTAGACCCTAAAATTTGGATGTAAAATCCTAAATTAGCCCttgtaattaatttgaaaaacaatacaatatgaatataaattatataatgtgATTCCATATTATTAGGAATTAGAAAAAGGGTAGCACTATAGCCACCGCCAGTAGTAGCTTCCGCTGGGAGCTACTGCTAGTTATATtggtgtgtatttttttaacttttttttatatgtatatatttttttaacttttttttatatgtatatttttaacacttttaaatattttttttaaaaaaattcacaacatcattaaaaatacttctttaataatgaagtaaaaagaaaaagaaatccctAGCGATTGTTACCAGCACTATGACAAGCATTATTCTTAGAAAAAAGTTCCAACTTTTTAAACAAGGACTAAGCATTAATAATGCAGGTTCTCATGAAAGCTAGCTTTAAAGTTTAAAACCTTGAATGTGCAAACAAGTATACAAAAGTGGGGTGGGTAAGCAGGATTGAATGTCACTAGTAGAATAGGTTGTAAGGCATTTTCTATTCAGATTGGGAGGTTGCCATGTCTTTTCTTGAGCCACACCAAACAAACCCCACTTCAGGGTATTGATTAATCTGCCATAAAACAAAACGTACACCTAGAAAAATTCAGCAGCAAGTGATTCATGTGGTCCAGACCAGCACCAGACCAACCTTATATAGGATATGATTCTGGACCTCTAGTCATTGCATGGGTCCGACCCCGGCCTAAACCAGCTTCCCACATGCTGTTAAATGTTAGAATACGAATTGATTAAGGCCATATTACAGGTGTTTTTCTAATTGACATTACCATCCATGCATAAACAAAGTGGTTTTGTATTATATTGATCGTGTTGTAAGTAGGGTGGATGGTCGATTTCTTGGTATTCCTAGCGTCATACTCATACCAATTCCAGATGACTCGTTCTTAATTCTCATCCAATGATGAATGAGAACTAATTCTTCTATTGGAGCCATAttgcaaaatattaattaacatTGCTTGAAAGCAAAGTTATACCCCAAAGAAAAAgtcccttttattttttaaggaaaaaatacAATATGTTATATAAAGTTGAACttctcaagcccatcttaaattcaattaatttactaATTATTCGAAATTtaagatattaatatttttgtggGATATATAgaagccatgcatgcatccataAATGACATGTTTCTATCAAAACCAGTAGACTGAGCTTCTTTGCCAGCAGAGTAAAGCACATGCAAAGCATGTACAACAAGTAGAGTCATTGTAACTTGCAAAACATGCCTGTATTCTATATATGTCCTAATCATTATTAGTGAAAGAACAactaaaaagtttttttaatgtTGTTACGTATCCTATTGCTTTCCTGAGAAAAAGTTAAGAGGCGGTTTGGATTAAGAAATATTCTTAAGtattcatctcatcattacaactttttctaatccccatataaaatataataaataatttaacattttcaaattttaaaataataataatattaaaaactaatgttctaataatattttattcaactttcaactaaaatcatatcatatcatctcatctcactattcaaacaacCTCTAAATTGTAATAAGATACCATACAACACCACACCTTAAGTTgttcttaaaaaaacaaaaaacccacACCTtgctattatattatatatatatatatgaatatataaatatatatatatatatatatatatatatatatattcattgatCAGTAGCACCACACTGGCTTGTTGATAACATGATCACAGAAAATACATCTTATTtatttcctctttttttctttcctttaaccAGAGGATAA includes:
- the LOC122292416 gene encoding uncharacterized protein At5g39865, coding for MWRQWGKSTVRIHHKSSPSALFSFKDVQELCTDEPPQPTASAPNKKASIFHRVRVANSLLRSWSTRSPTHPPTEEPETHEPESSPNVVAVPDQSGNDPLAATQSAPLISIPGAEKRIVVYFTSLRVVRSTFEDCRSARSILRGFRVSIDERDLSMDSGFLTELQQILGGQSQSKLSLPRVFIGGRYVGGAEEIRQLHEAGELKKLVEGLPAAEPGVCDMCGGYRFVLCEECSGSHKLFTEKSGFKSCTACNENGLIRCPSCYCAPL